The Deefgea tanakiae DNA segment GGCTTCGACAATCGCAATCACCGCAGGCGTTGACCTGAGCGCAAGTTCCGCATCGCCGCTGACCAATAGTGGCGGCAAATCTACCAGTACGAATCGATATGTGTGGGCCAAATGCGTCAGTGTTTCGCCTAAGCGATCTATGGCGTGAATATGCCTATCGTTGCCGGACAAATACAATTGGGCGGTGTCTAAGTTAAGCGCCGATGGAATGCCATTGGCCAGATCATGGTGAGGTGCATTCGCGAAGCGTGGGTCACGACTAAATGCATTCGCTTCTACAGCGATTGCTGGTAATCCCATATCGGCAAAGGTTTTCTGCAAGTCGAATACGGTCGTTGATGTACCCCCTTGCGGTTGTAAGGCGGTAAAGCCAAAGACGCGCAATTGGGTACGATCTTGTTCGCGTATCAAGGCACTGGCTAATCGGCGAAGTTGATCGGTACGGAATAATTGGCTGTCATTGTCTTTGGCGTGGATCAGCCAGCCCACTGGCGGGAATCCAAATCCACTGACCACATCATTGGGGGTATGAATGCGTCGATCCATTAAATCGTAAACGATTGGCAATAAGAGGCCTGCAGCCAGCGATGCAATAATTGCCATGAGTAGTAATTTGGTTTTGCCAACGCCCAGTGGTGTTTCTGGCGTCATCGCTGCGCTAACTAAACGTACAAAACCCAAGGCGCTGGTTTCGGCGGCGAAGAAATTCAAGCGCTCTTGGATCGCATCCAGTTCTTTACGAATTTGCGTCACATCAGCGGATAAATTTTGCGCTTCTTTAAACAGCGTTGCGAAGTGGCCGCGGGATTTTTCTTGCTCGGTGAGCTCACGCTGTAAATCTGCCTCTAATTGAGCGCTTTGGGTCGACGCGGTGCTAAATCTGCTTTGTAGGTTGCGACGTACTTCGCTGGTGATTTTTTCAGTCTGTTGACGAATTTCAGCATCAATTTCCGCTAGTTCGATTTTATTTTGTTGATAGCCAGGGTGTTGTGGGGTGAGTCCCGCCATACCAGACACTAAAGTCGCCCTTCGATTATTCAGGCTGGCTTTGAGGCTATTTAGGCCTGGGTCCACTGACACACTTTCTAAAATAGATCTAACACCGGGATCGGTATCGCCATGCGTCAGAAAGGCTTTTTCATTCGCCGCGGCTGAAAAACGTTTGATCTTGGCATCGGCCAAGGCTTCGCGTAGTCGTTCGATGGCTTTGTCGTAAGGATTGCCCGCTTCTTCGGAAAAGGTTGCTATGCCTAAATCGCCCGCAATGGTGTTGCGCCGCTCGGCTTTTTCATCAATCTGCGTGAGTAAAAGGTCTTGGCGTTTTTGTAATTGCGCAATTCGCTCGTCTTTGCCAAACACTTGTTCATCGCGAACCCGTTCCAAATAAACGCTCACGACGCCATTAATAATCGGAGCCAGTTCGGCTTTGTTTTTGCCAGATAAGCCAATGCGCACCATATAGGTATCTGAAACGGCAGAAACTTGTAAGAGATTACGAAGTCGCTCTACGGCGTGACGCTCGCTCTCATTGGGGCGTTGCCACAGCGAAGTCTTTTGTGGCTGTGCAGGGGCTTGTGTGATTTTTGAACCGCCAATGGCGTAATCCAATTGCAATTGATTTGTATTTGTTGGGCTTGAAGCTTGTATTTGGTGGTTTTGATTGGCAAGCCGTATGCCATCGCGCAGGATGTCGTAACGCTGGATGGTATTGCTTTGTTGCTGCACAAATTGGCGATATTGTGAATTGGATTGAAAGTCGAGCTCATTATCGTCCTTGAGCGTTTTCATATAACGAGGCGCGATTTGAATGACCGATTCAGCTTCGTAAAAAGATTGACCTTTTATCCACACCATCGGTAGGGCCGCCAGAAAGGTCAGTATTACAGCACAAACCGCAAGCCGAGGGTGCTGACGCAAGCTTACGAGCGGTTTGATACCGATTCCTGCACTGGCTTGTGCCATGATTATTGTTGGCCTATGGCAAGCGGCTCAAATTGATCTAGCTGCGCTAAAAAATGCTGCTCGCGATGATAAATCGGTGCAAGCTGGGTACGACTATCGGCCAGTACCCAGGGAATATCGCTGGCAATCGGATCGATTGTTAGCCCATCTTTACAGGCGCACCAACGACCACTGGCTAGCATTTCAATCAGGGAGGCTTGACTACCTACGCGGGTGTAGTCAAAAACTAAGCTGCGTTCGATATGAGCGCCGCGTTCAATGTGCGCGCCTCGACCAATCCAGAGTGGCCCAATCAATGTGGCGCCATCTTCAATCGTGACACTATCAGCAATTACGATCGGTCCTTGTATATGGCAGCGGCGTGGGTCGAAGCGGGTGTTTGCGCCGACAAAAACATTGGGGGCAATTTCTCGTCCCGGACGAGGAACGGCGGGAACGTTGCCGCAAATGGCATCCATTTGTACCGCGTAATAATCTGAGACTCGACCAATATCCACCCAGTTAAATGGAATTTCAGCACCATACAAAGCCTGCCCGTCACGAGCCAACTGAGGGAACACATCGCTACCAAGGTCATAAGGGGTCTTTTCGGGGATGTATTTTAGAATTTCGGGTTCAAACACATACACCCCTGTATTGACTAAGTCGCTTTGGGCTTCGCCAAATTTGGGTTTTTCTTGGAAGGCCATAATGCGGCCAGTGTCATCTAATAGTGCAACCCCATATTGTGAGCATTTTTCTGGTGCGATACGGCTTAGGGCCAAGGTAGCGAGTGCACCAGCTTGATGGTGCGCAGCAACCAGTGCGGTTAAATCTAAATCAATTAAGGCATCGCCACAGAGTACCAAAAACGTGTCGTCAAAAAAGCCAGAGTGTTTTTGAATTTGTCGAATCGTTCCTGCTGAACCTAGCGGGGTGTCGTGTAGTTGGCCATCCGCTTCGTAGCCTTCGTAGCTAAATGCCAACTCAACCCCAAAACGTCGCCCACTTGCAAAATAGCCTTCGATCTCGCTCGCTAAATAGCTGGTGTTGATCACGATTTGATCGACTCCATGCTTGGCTAATTGCTCGATCAGACATTCCAAAACAGGGCGATCCAGAATCGGCAGCATCGGTTTTGGGCAGTCACGACTCAATGGCATCAAACGAGTGCCTTTGCCTGCGGCTAAAATGAGGGCTTTCATGCTTGCACTCCTTCAATTTCATTGAGCGAGTTGAATACTTGAAATACGCGATGCATACGCATTAATTCAAACAGCGCAGACACTGGGCGTTGCAAGCCATAGAGCGCAAAACTGCCGCCTTGCTCGGTGCAAAAACGTAAACAAGATAAGAGGGCGCCTAAACCAGAGCTATCAACAAAAGAGAGCGCTGACATATCGAGTGCAATTTTTCCAGATGATTCAAGAACTGGCCGGATTTGTTTGCGAAAAGCATCCGCGTTACTGGCATCAAGGCTGGTGGTGTTAAATGTAATCACAGTTTGGGTGCTGTGCGTGTGACGAGTAATGAGTTCCATGATCTGCTCCTTGGGAATTGAACCGTAGCGGTTATGAACTCTATTAAAGATCACTTAGGACGGCAGAATGTGAACTAACTGTAAAATCATTCTGTCATCTTTGGATGTTGCGCACAGGCGTCTGGTCTGCCGAAAATTTAAGACCATTAATGCGCGCTGCGGCTACCAAACGTTATGCTGGAGGCATTGCTTAAGGTAGCAGTCAATGGGAACCAGCTCGTGTTTGAGTGTATGTTCGAGTTCACGAGTCAGGCGGCTAATTTCAGCAAAACCAAGTGAGCCAGCAGCACCTGCGAGACGGTGTAATTCGTTGAGTAATTCAGCACTAGCAGTGTCTTGCGTGCTGTTTTTCCAAGCTGCTTCAATCAGGGCGAGGCGCTGTGGGAGCTCAATTTGAAAGCGTTGCCGCAATTGAGTGAGGCCTGCGGCGAAAGCGTCTTGATTAAACTCCGGCATGAAACTCGCTCCAGAAATGATTGAGTAGTTCAGGTAATAGCATTGGATCAAAGGGTTTGCTGGCGACAAAGTTGGCACCGGCCGCAATCAGTGGTGCCAGCTCTTCGGTGCTTGCCTTGGCGGTTAACATGACAATACACACCGCACAGCCATGAGGTAGTGCCCGCAGCAATGGAATAAATTCAGGGCCACTGAGTTCAGGCATCATTACATCAAGCACTATCATTTGTGGTAGGGTATTTCCTTCTAGGTGTTTTATTGCAATGCTTGCAAGTGAATACGCTGTTATTGTATATCCACCTAAAGTCGTTAAACTGAGTTCTAATAAGCTACGGATATCGGCATCATCTTCAATGATGGCGATTTGATTTAAGGCTTGCATTGCAAAGCTCCTTGCGGGAAGGCCAGTTCAAAGCAGGTGCCAAGCTCGCTGGTTCGATAATGAATTTGCCCCTCCATCGCTTCGATCAATTGTTTGGTAATCGCTAAGCCAAGGCCGCTGCCGCCGCGGATGCGGGCGTCGCCTGACTCGGCTTGGCTAAATGGGGTAAATAATCGAGGTTGAAAGTCAATTGGGATGCCGTTGCCTTGGTCTTCAACTGCTAAGTGGAGTTGCTCATCATGGATCTGCGCACGCACCGTGACCGTGCCCTGTTTAGGTGAAAACTTGCATGCATTAGAAATAAGGTTGCCTAAGATTTGCATCAAGCGATGGTGATCGGTGAGTATTTGTGTATTGCTGATTTCGGGCGCTAAAGCTAATTGGATTTTGACTTGGTGCTGAGCGGCGTAGCCCGCATGCGCCGATTGAGCTTCGGCAAGTAGTTCACCCAGCGAATGCCATTGCAGATCGAGCTGCAAACTGCCCGCAGCGCTGCGATTAATATCAAGCAGCTCATTGACCATTTTTAGTAGACGCCCGGCATTGCGATCTGCCATCTCGATGAGTTGGGTGCTTGTGGCATTAAATTGCGCAGCTTGGGTGCCGTGTAGCATTTTAAGTGCGCCAATAATCGACGTCAGAGGGGTACGCAATTCGTGGCTGAGTGTTGCGATAAACTGCTGTTTAAGTTGATCCACTCGTTCACGTTCGCTAATGTCGCGCACCGTCGCTAAAAGATAAGGCTCATCATCTTGATAAAAGAAAGTCACACCCACTTCAACCGGTAACTCACTCCCGTCCAAGCCTTTGGCAAGCAGTACTTGGCTGTGTAAGCCGGCTTCTGCAGCGCCATTCAATTGAAGTTTAGGTAGTAGCTCGCTCAGCGGGCGACCAATCAGTTGCTCACGTTCTGCATGAAACAGTAGCTCGCCGCGAAAGTTAATCCCTTGTATTCGTTGATGGGGATCGACCACTAAAATTCCATCAAAGCTATTTTCGGTGATCGCACGAGAGCGAGTTAGCAGCGCGCTATGCTGCCTTTGCAAGTTTAAAACGCGGGCGAGATTGTTGAGTTTATGCCCCAAAATTTCAGCAGAGATGGGTTTGTGTAAAAAGTCGTCGGCCTGTGCTTGTAATGCTTTGAGTAAATGCGCCTCACCATCTAAACCAGAGAGCACCACCACGGGGGTCCAACGTTCGCCCTCAGTGGCTTTGATGGCACGAGTCACCGCAAAACCATCGATTTCCGGCATTAATAAATCCAGTAGTACGATATCTGGCTGCTCGGCTTCGAATAGACGTAAAGCTTCAGCGCCACCACTAGCTTGCAGTGTTTTAAAGCCTAGTTTTTGTACGATGCTGCAAATTTGCAAACGGGTAATGGCGATGTCATCTACGACCAAAACGCTGAGATGGGTATTTAATGCGATGGGTTGAGTGAGTGGCATATTTTACAAGGTGGTCACAGTTGGGTGGGCAAGGTTTGCTTTAATCAGCATACACAAGGAAATTAGGGGAAGCCAACATGAATACGCCGCTTGAATTATCCCAGCTCAAGCTTTTAGAAAAGCGCTACAGCCAGATCAATATACAACGCTGGCGGGTGAGACTGCTTCGTGGCCGCTTTCATTTGCGTTTGCAAGTGACGCGTACGGTGCGCCGAGCGTGGGACATATCTGCCGCAGTGATGGCTTTGCTTTTAGCATGGCCAGTATGGTTGTGTATTGCTGTTGCGATTAAGTTAACTGATGGTGGTCCTATTTTTCACTGGCAACGACGAGTTGGCTATCGAGGCCAGTTGTTTGACTTTCCTAAATTTCGCAGCATGGTTATTAATGCAGAAGCCTTGCAATCCGCTTTAGCTAATCAGCATCAAGACAGTCATACCTTTAAATTGGCACGCGATCCAAGAGTCACTTGGATTGGCAGATGGATTCGGCGCTTGAGTCTGGATGAGTTTCCGCAATTATGGTGTGTACTTAAAGGTGAAATGACTTTGGTCGGTCCACGTCCACCACTACCAAAAGAAGTTGCCTTATATGGTTTATATGCACGGCAACGCTTAGAGATTAAGCCCGGATTGACTTGTATTTGGCAGGTTAGTGGTCGCTCTGAGGTGGCATTTATGGGGCAGTTAGAAATGGATTTGGATTACATCCGCCGTCGTAGTTTGGCATTGGATATCCGTATCTTATTAAAAACAATTCCAGCGGTGGTCTTTGGCCGCGGTGCGTATTAAGTGGAGGTGTGTGATGAATTCAATCTCTCAATTCAGTTATCAAATGGCCGCCGTCCACTTTGGTCGCGTGATGGCACTATTGTGTTGGTGTTGCTTAGCACCTTTGGGGCTCGTGTTTGGAGCTTGCCAAATGGGCGCGCAAAACATGAGAAAAGTGGTAGGTAATTCACTACGCTGGATTGGACCTGCACAGGGTCAGGCGATGGGCTTGTGTTCGACTTGGCGTCTACATGTACGGATGGCGCTGCCTTTGGGTGATGAGGTCGACTGTGATCAGGCCGACGCTATGCAAAGAGGCTGGCGCTACGATGCGGCTTTGCTAGTGCGCTATGGGGCTAGTCTATTGATCGGTCGCGCGGCACGCCAAAGTGACGCTCGCTGGCCCTTGTTAAACTTATGGCTCGACAATCTGCGTCAAACCGAAGTGATTGAGCAATTACAGCAATGGCAGGGCGATGGTCAATTTCATCGCATCGCATTTGTGAATCCACATTGCGCCAATTTAGCCAGCCAAAACCCACGCTATCGCGGCATGCTCAATGCTGCGGATTTGTTATTACCAGATGGCAGTGGTGTGCTGTTGGCCAGTCGGATGTTGGGGACGCCTTTAAAAGAAAATACCAATGGGACGGATCTGTTTCCGGTGTTGTGCCGATATTGGCAACAACAGAAGGCTAGGGTGTATTTATTAGGCGCTCATCGTGGCGTTGCAGGCCGAATGGCAGAACAATTACTTTGGGAATACCCTGGGTTGCATATTGCTGGAAGCCAACATGGTTACTTTGCAGAAGAAGATACCCCCAATATTATTCAAAAAATACGCGATACCCATCCTGATGTTTTATTAGTGGCAATGGGCGTACCTAAGCAAGATATGTGGATTGCTGAACATTTAGCGCAATTACAAACGCCGGTGGCGATGGGCGTGGGCGGCTTATTTGATTTTTATTCAGGACGGATTTCACGTGCGCCAGTTTGGTTGCGCGAAATTGGTATGGAGTGGAGCTGGCGTTTAATCCAAGAACCACGCCGGATGTGGCAGCGTTATTTGGTGGGGAATTTTACTTTTCTTGCTCGTGTAGTTCGGCAGCGTTGTCGGTTTGCGTATAGTGCTCATCCTGTCTTATCGGTGCCATCAGTCGCGGCCGAACACCCTGATCAGGTGCACGGGGTGTTACTCGCGGAAATGAATGTATGGCCGCAGCAGAGTGAAATGTCGACTTTATTTTTGCCATTGCTAGGGCAAACTTTGTTAGAGCGTACCGTCATACGGATGGTTGAGCAGGGGGTCCAACAATTGCATGTGATGGTTGATCTAGCTCATGCTGGTATTGAGGCTTTACTCGGGCAAGGTAGTCGATGGGGGATTCAGATTCACTATCACCTTTTGGGTGCGAATCAGCCTTTGAATAAACGTTTAAGTCACTTGCCGCTAGCAGGCTCAGTATGGGTGGTGGCGCCTGGTTGTTTGCCTGATGAGCCATTGGCATCCGACATCAGTGCGCAATGGCAACTAGCCGATGGGACTTGGTCGGGTTGGGCGCTGTGTTTGGCCGATATTTTTCGCAATCCGCCATCGTCATCTCTTGCTCTGCCAAATAATGCCTTGGTGTTTGAAGGTCTTGGCTTGCGCAGCCCTGCAGAGTTTCTTGCTGCACAAGCGAAGCTTTTGAAGCACGAGCCAAACTATGTGCCTGGCTATGCAGAAGAAGGACGTGATATTTGGCTCGCTCCAAATGTATTGATTGAGGAGGGCGCCATTTTGCAAGGACCTTTATTGATTGGCCCAGACTGCATCATCCGGAAAGGGGTCGAGCTGGGGCCAAATTGTGTCTTGGCCAGCGGCTGCGTCTTGGATAAAGAGGTTTCAGCTGAGAACACGCTCTTTTTGCCGGATAGTTTGATTGGGCAAGGTCTGTTGCTGAAGAATTGCATCGTTGGGCGTGGTCAAATCTACTGGGTTGAATCCAAGCTCAATTTGCAATTGGCTGCTGATGACTGCTTAGTCCAATCCTTAGCCGCGCCTATCGTTAAGGCCGATTTCATCGAGCGACTACAGGCGGCGCTGCTCTGGCTGTGGCTAGGACTACAACGTCGTCAATTGGATCCCAAACGGCAGCATATTTTGTCGCAACGTTTGAAAGAAGTCTGCTTGGGAACTCGGCATCTGATTGGCTTACCCGAGTTTGATCCAAATACCAACCAGGAGTGGTTGCGTACGGTGCAAAATTTACGTTTAGGTGCTTTGCGTTTATCAGAGCTACAAATCCCAATGTTTCCTTCACCACAGATTAGTCGCGACGAACAAGCTTATTTGCTGGATTTGTATGGCGCAGCAGTACCGCAACGTTTCCACTGGTCGCATTTGTCGCATTTACGCATGAGTCTAATAAGGACAAGCTAGTGACATTATCGTGATTTGAATTTGCAATTTGGCCATCATTGGGTCGATTGCGCTGCTGATAATAGAGTTAATTCTTCTTGTCGGAGTCAGATCATGCGCCATCTTCTTTATATTCTACATAGTGGCCAACTCTACGGTACTGAACGTATGGCCATGGCGACTTTGAAACAGTTAGCTAACAGCGGTATACCCGTCTTGTTCGCGCCTGATGGACCTGTGCATCAAGAAGCAAAACGGCAGGGCATGCAAAGTCATGTTTTTCACAATAAGTGGTCATTGGTACGCGTGTTATGGCCTTACCTAAGTGAAAAAGGGAATGTCTTGTTTACGACCGCTGTGACCCAATCGCTTATTGCTTTGCTACTGAGTAAATTGCGTGGCATCGACTTACCACAGTTGCACATTGTTCATGGCGGCACCGATGAGCGTCTTAGTTATGCGCGCAAACATTGGCTGCAACATCTTGGCTTGCCTTTGGTTGCGGTTTCCGAATTTGTTCGAGAGCGATTGCTTGCCCATCATTGTTCGGCGCAAGGCGTTAATGTAATCGAGAATTTTCTAATCGGTAATCTACCTCAGCGCACTCCCTTTCAGCACCCAGGGATTCGTCATGTGGCATTGGTCAGCCGGATTGATCCGATCAAGGAAGTCGGCGTTGCGATTGAAGCTTGGCGCTTGCCGGGCAGTTTGGATATGCCGCATTTGTTGGTGATGGGGACTGGATGGCAGAGTCAGGAGCTGGTTGGCTTAAGCGCAATGAATGAACGTATTCGTTGGTTTGGCTTTGTGAAGTATCCGGCTGAAATCATGACAGAATGTGATCTTTACGTGCATACCTGCCCGTGTGAGCCGTTTGGGCTTGCTATTTTAGAGGCTATGGCAATTGGCTTGCCGGTCTTGGTGCCTGATCAAGGGGGGGCTGCATCCTTGGTTGAGGATGGGGTAACTGGATTTCATTTTCGCGCCAGTGATCCACACGATTTACAAAGGCAGATTCGTCGAATTAACGCACTACCTTGCGCTACGCTCAATGCAATCGTCGCTGCGGCACGGCAACAACTTACTGAGCGATTTTCAGCAGAGGCTCGGATTGGTGACTATGCTCGCTTGCTGAATTTATCGGAGTCGGTTTGATGTCTAGCCTATTGAGGTCAAATTCCAGTCTTATTTCAGTCGTTGTGATTGGTCGTAATGAGGGCGAGCGTTTAGTTCGTTGCTTTGAATCAATCGCGGCGTGTGCCTGGCCAAATCTAGAGCTGATCTATGTCGACTCAGGGTCAACAGACCAAAGCATGGTTGCGGCACAGGGCGCCGGAGCCTTGGTGTTGCAATCTTTTGAGCGGGGCGCTGCCGCCGCTCGAAATGTGGGTTGGCA contains these protein-coding regions:
- a CDS encoding GumC family protein, encoding MAQASAGIGIKPLVSLRQHPRLAVCAVILTFLAALPMVWIKGQSFYEAESVIQIAPRYMKTLKDDNELDFQSNSQYRQFVQQQSNTIQRYDILRDGIRLANQNHQIQASSPTNTNQLQLDYAIGGSKITQAPAQPQKTSLWQRPNESERHAVERLRNLLQVSAVSDTYMVRIGLSGKNKAELAPIINGVVSVYLERVRDEQVFGKDERIAQLQKRQDLLLTQIDEKAERRNTIAGDLGIATFSEEAGNPYDKAIERLREALADAKIKRFSAAANEKAFLTHGDTDPGVRSILESVSVDPGLNSLKASLNNRRATLVSGMAGLTPQHPGYQQNKIELAEIDAEIRQQTEKITSEVRRNLQSRFSTASTQSAQLEADLQRELTEQEKSRGHFATLFKEAQNLSADVTQIRKELDAIQERLNFFAAETSALGFVRLVSAAMTPETPLGVGKTKLLLMAIIASLAAGLLLPIVYDLMDRRIHTPNDVVSGFGFPPVGWLIHAKDNDSQLFRTDQLRRLASALIREQDRTQLRVFGFTALQPQGGTSTTVFDLQKTFADMGLPAIAVEANAFSRDPRFANAPHHDLANGIPSALNLDTAQLYLSGNDRHIHAIDRLGETLTHLAHTYRFVLVDLPPLLVSGDAELALRSTPAVIAIVEAEAQGRGEVARAARVLQSIDPASIGVIVNQVRPLDGGGYVNDLMDEFISGQKKQQAGIASQITSTMKILLQTALHLPRDLQHQISALLRSKS
- a CDS encoding sugar phosphate nucleotidyltransferase; amino-acid sequence: MKALILAAGKGTRLMPLSRDCPKPMLPILDRPVLECLIEQLAKHGVDQIVINTSYLASEIEGYFASGRRFGVELAFSYEGYEADGQLHDTPLGSAGTIRQIQKHSGFFDDTFLVLCGDALIDLDLTALVAAHHQAGALATLALSRIAPEKCSQYGVALLDDTGRIMAFQEKPKFGEAQSDLVNTGVYVFEPEILKYIPEKTPYDLGSDVFPQLARDGQALYGAEIPFNWVDIGRVSDYYAVQMDAICGNVPAVPRPGREIAPNVFVGANTRFDPRRCHIQGPIVIADSVTIEDGATLIGPLWIGRGAHIERGAHIERSLVFDYTRVGSQASLIEMLASGRWCACKDGLTIDPIASDIPWVLADSRTQLAPIYHREQHFLAQLDQFEPLAIGQQ
- a CDS encoding STAS domain-containing protein translates to MELITRHTHSTQTVITFNTTSLDASNADAFRKQIRPVLESSGKIALDMSALSFVDSSGLGALLSCLRFCTEQGGSFALYGLQRPVSALFELMRMHRVFQVFNSLNEIEGVQA
- a CDS encoding Hpt domain-containing protein, producing the protein MPEFNQDAFAAGLTQLRQRFQIELPQRLALIEAAWKNSTQDTASAELLNELHRLAGAAGSLGFAEISRLTRELEHTLKHELVPIDCYLKQCLQHNVW
- a CDS encoding response regulator; this encodes MQALNQIAIIEDDADIRSLLELSLTTLGGYTITAYSLASIAIKHLEGNTLPQMIVLDVMMPELSGPEFIPLLRALPHGCAVCIVMLTAKASTEELAPLIAAGANFVASKPFDPMLLPELLNHFWSEFHAGV
- a CDS encoding ATP-binding response regulator; translated protein: MPLTQPIALNTHLSVLVVDDIAITRLQICSIVQKLGFKTLQASGGAEALRLFEAEQPDIVLLDLLMPEIDGFAVTRAIKATEGERWTPVVVLSGLDGEAHLLKALQAQADDFLHKPISAEILGHKLNNLARVLNLQRQHSALLTRSRAITENSFDGILVVDPHQRIQGINFRGELLFHAEREQLIGRPLSELLPKLQLNGAAEAGLHSQVLLAKGLDGSELPVEVGVTFFYQDDEPYLLATVRDISERERVDQLKQQFIATLSHELRTPLTSIIGALKMLHGTQAAQFNATSTQLIEMADRNAGRLLKMVNELLDINRSAAGSLQLDLQWHSLGELLAEAQSAHAGYAAQHQVKIQLALAPEISNTQILTDHHRLMQILGNLISNACKFSPKQGTVTVRAQIHDEQLHLAVEDQGNGIPIDFQPRLFTPFSQAESGDARIRGGSGLGLAITKQLIEAMEGQIHYRTSELGTCFELAFPQGALQCKP
- a CDS encoding sugar transferase, encoding MNTPLELSQLKLLEKRYSQINIQRWRVRLLRGRFHLRLQVTRTVRRAWDISAAVMALLLAWPVWLCIAVAIKLTDGGPIFHWQRRVGYRGQLFDFPKFRSMVINAEALQSALANQHQDSHTFKLARDPRVTWIGRWIRRLSLDEFPQLWCVLKGEMTLVGPRPPLPKEVALYGLYARQRLEIKPGLTCIWQVSGRSEVAFMGQLEMDLDYIRRRSLALDIRILLKTIPAVVFGRGAY
- a CDS encoding WecB/TagA/CpsF family glycosyltransferase — protein: MNSISQFSYQMAAVHFGRVMALLCWCCLAPLGLVFGACQMGAQNMRKVVGNSLRWIGPAQGQAMGLCSTWRLHVRMALPLGDEVDCDQADAMQRGWRYDAALLVRYGASLLIGRAARQSDARWPLLNLWLDNLRQTEVIEQLQQWQGDGQFHRIAFVNPHCANLASQNPRYRGMLNAADLLLPDGSGVLLASRMLGTPLKENTNGTDLFPVLCRYWQQQKARVYLLGAHRGVAGRMAEQLLWEYPGLHIAGSQHGYFAEEDTPNIIQKIRDTHPDVLLVAMGVPKQDMWIAEHLAQLQTPVAMGVGGLFDFYSGRISRAPVWLREIGMEWSWRLIQEPRRMWQRYLVGNFTFLARVVRQRCRFAYSAHPVLSVPSVAAEHPDQVHGVLLAEMNVWPQQSEMSTLFLPLLGQTLLERTVIRMVEQGVQQLHVMVDLAHAGIEALLGQGSRWGIQIHYHLLGANQPLNKRLSHLPLAGSVWVVAPGCLPDEPLASDISAQWQLADGTWSGWALCLADIFRNPPSSSLALPNNALVFEGLGLRSPAEFLAAQAKLLKHEPNYVPGYAEEGRDIWLAPNVLIEEGAILQGPLLIGPDCIIRKGVELGPNCVLASGCVLDKEVSAENTLFLPDSLIGQGLLLKNCIVGRGQIYWVESKLNLQLAADDCLVQSLAAPIVKADFIERLQAALLWLWLGLQRRQLDPKRQHILSQRLKEVCLGTRHLIGLPEFDPNTNQEWLRTVQNLRLGALRLSELQIPMFPSPQISRDEQAYLLDLYGAAVPQRFHWSHLSHLRMSLIRTS
- a CDS encoding glycosyltransferase family 4 protein, producing the protein MRHLLYILHSGQLYGTERMAMATLKQLANSGIPVLFAPDGPVHQEAKRQGMQSHVFHNKWSLVRVLWPYLSEKGNVLFTTAVTQSLIALLLSKLRGIDLPQLHIVHGGTDERLSYARKHWLQHLGLPLVAVSEFVRERLLAHHCSAQGVNVIENFLIGNLPQRTPFQHPGIRHVALVSRIDPIKEVGVAIEAWRLPGSLDMPHLLVMGTGWQSQELVGLSAMNERIRWFGFVKYPAEIMTECDLYVHTCPCEPFGLAILEAMAIGLPVLVPDQGGAASLVEDGVTGFHFRASDPHDLQRQIRRINALPCATLNAIVAAARQQLTERFSAEARIGDYARLLNLSESV